The Paenibacillus polymyxa M1 DNA segment ATAGTAATAATTTACCATTTGATAATGAGTCGTTCGACTACATACTTATTATCGCTGTATTACACCACATTTCTTCGGATGAAATATCTAGCTACATGAAGGAATTCCAAAGAATCCTAAAGCCTAACGGAACCATTGTCATTATGGAACCATGTTTATCCAAGAAAAAACCGCTATGTAACTGGTTTATGAAATGGTACGACAACGGAGAGTATATTCGTAATGAAAAAGAATATATTCAATTGTTTAGAGATCAGGATTATGATTGTAGGGTCTTAAAACGATTCCGAAAATGTTTTTTATATCACGAGTTGTTTTTTTCAGTAAAACCAAAATCTTTAATGGGAGGGGAAAATAACAATGACTACTACAAGCATAAACGGATACTCGATGCACTATATTGATTCCGGTGAAGGAATGACCATCCTATTTATCCACCCTCCAGTACTCACAAGTTTAAATTTCACATACCAAATCCAAGGACTATCGCCCGATTTTCGAACTGTAGCTTTTGATATCAGAGGACACGGTAAAAGTCAGCCTTCCGAACAAACGGTTACTTACCCTCTCATCGCCCAGGATATTAAGCATTTGATGGATCGGTTGAGCTTAGATAAAGTATTTTTGTGTGGATATTCTACCGGTGGCTCGATAGTACTTGAATTCCTCCTGACTTATCCAGATCGGGCATGGGGAGGCATTGTTATTAGTGGAATGTCGGAAGTAAACGATTGGCGCCTAAGAAACAAAATTTCTTGGGGCACTGCTCTTTCCAAAATCGGCGCAGTCGGTACGATTGCGCTTTCGATTGCTTGGTCACAAACGAAACAGCTATCTTTGTTCCGTAAGTTATTCAACGATGCGAAGCAGAGCCATCCCGGGAATGTCGAACAATATTATCGTTACAGCTTGAAGTATAACTGTACCTCACGGCTCGGGGAAATCCATCTTCCTGTCCTGCTCGTTTATGGTGAAGAGGATAAACACTTTCATCCTTATGCCAACATATTGCATCAGCAATTACCGAAGAGTGAGCTTGTTTTCATTAAAAAAGCCGATCACCGCCTCCCTACGAAGGCCGCTGGAACATTGAATGAACTGATCAAGCAGTTCATAGATCGCTTTAGTGAAAATAACTTATAATATTTTATACAATGTAAATATACAAATTATGCTAAAGTCATATATAGTTTTGGTTGGATAGGTATGTAAGTTCTGCTTCTAAATCTAAAGGGGTGTAAAAATGAAATGCTAAAGCGTATTCAAAATCTTTTCTTTATCCCTAACTACCCGCTATTTATGATCTGTATGTTATTGCAAGGTATGGCTATTTCTATAAGTGCACCTTTTTTAGCTGTATATTTTACAAGTACACTTGGCGTATCTGTGGGAACCTTTGGTTTGTTTACAGCGGTGACTTTGATTTGTGGTATATGGATAAGCTCCCTTATTGCCGAACGCTCCGATACCGGGTTAGATCGCAAACAAATTTTAGTGATTTGTACGTTATTTAATGCTGTAGCCTTTGCTGGATATCTTGTAATCCAAAATTTTTATGTACTTTTTATTTATATGACTGTCTTTACGGCAATTGGCGCCCCTGGGATGCCGCAGTTATTTGCCAGTGCACGTGAAGCGGTAGATCGCAGTAAATCTGCGGATCATGCCTTTGCGAATTCAACGCTTCGTTCTATGTTTTCTCTTGGCTTTATTACCGGACCGCTCTTTGGTTCCTTCTTGATTGCACATACGGGCTTTAAAGGTATTTTTGTCGGTACGACCTCTATTTTTGTACTTATTGCCGTTCTTCTATTCTTTTTTATCAAGCAGCCTCCTGTTCAAGCTAAAAATAAGGATCAACTTTCACTTCATCACATTACATTACATAAAAATATTAAAATTCTGATTCCTTTTCTAGTTCTTACTCTGCTTTATACGTCTCACTGGATGAATAGTTTGAACATTTCCTTGTTCATCATCCACAATTTAAAAGGTGACACGAATGACGTTGCCCTAGTATCCAGTATTTGCGCAATCTTAGAGATACCCTTGATGCTCATGCTGGGCGTACTAGCGGCCAAATACTCCAACCGTTTGCTTATATTTTTAGGGGCTCTAACAGGCGTTGTCTATTATCTCCTCGTCCTTATGTCTACGGAGATGTGGCAGCTATTCGTGGGACAGCTTCTTCTAGCCTTCTTTGTTGCAGTGATATCAGCCATTGGTATCAGCTACATGCAGGATTTATTGCCATCTCTGCCCGGATATGCCTCGACACTGTATTCCAATGCGACAACGATCGGAAGACTGGCGGGGAGCTTGATGGGCGGATTGTTCGCTCAATGGATGGGTTATCGAAACTCCTATTGGGTATGCTTATTCCTGATCCTCTGTTGCCTTGGTCTGCTCGCGATTTCAAAAAAATTAGAGTTTCACAACTCGGCTGCTCTACAAGAAAGAAATCACAGTCTATAGGACAGCACCAATACAAAAAGCAGCACGTAATCTGGACGAGAACCTGAAGTCCGTTTACGTGCTGCTTTGTTATGCTATCATGCCATGCATGGTCCAGATTGGTTACATCGTAAGCCTCCGCACACGCACCCTATTTTTCTCGCATCCTATTTTCTTATAGTAGAGAAACGACTCATAATTGCATCAGCCGCATACGTATAACCGCCAGCCTGACGTAGTGATTGGCCAATTACATGCGCCTGTTGTTTATAGATGGCTTGATTTAAAACCTCTACCAAAGCAGCTTTTAAGATAGCGGGTGTAAGCTCATTTTTATTCACAGCAATACCCGCTCCCAGCTCTTGTACCCGATTGGCCACGATCGGTTGATCCGATGTCATGGGAACCAGAACCATCGGCACGTTGTAATACAAGGCTTCGCTTGCACTGTTCATTCCCCCATGTGTAATAAAGGCATCTACACGCTGAAGCATTTCCAGCTGCGGAATATAGGGCTTGATCATAAAATTGTCCGGGATATTGTCTGCCAATAACTCCATCTCCGCATATTGGCCTGATGAAAGTACAAATTGCACAGGCAAATCGCGAAATGCTTCAAAGCAAAGCTTGTAAAACTCCAAATCTCTATTAAGAATAGTTCCCAATGATATATAAACAACCTGCGGATACAAAGCACGAAGCTGTTCGAACGGAAAAGAGGGTGCATCTTTACGAGGTACAATAGATGGACCTGCAAAAATATAACTATCATCCAGCTTTTCAGCTTGCGGTTGAAAATAACGGCTTGTATACACGACCTTTAGGCTGTGGGAATGTGAATCGAGTTCATCAATAGCGGGGACGGAAACCTGAAACTCCTCAGCTAATTGATGTACTACTTTCATGGTGTCATCATAAAGCTCTCTCACTTTTATGTCATCATCATCCCAGCCTTGATCAGATCCCAGAGGCTCTACGAAAGCAAACGAACAGATCGTGCATACCGCAGGTATTCCCAGCCTCTCTGCTATAATTTTGCCTCCCCAACCCATCAAATAGTCATAAATCAAATAATCATACTCCTTATTTTCAATTTCTTTCATAACCTTTGGAATAATCGGTTCAATCAAACCTTTAACGATCATATTCACGAATTGATAATGATGTTTATATTCAGCCGGCTTTAATACAGGATTGTGAATAAATGCATCCGTACTAAATGGATAGGTGATCAGGTTTGCTCCCGTTTGTTGAATTCTCGTACCAAATTCCTCTGAACACACATAATCCACTTCTTTACCTCTGTCAACCAGCTGCTTCACTAATCCTAAGGACGGATTAACATGGCCTTCAGCAGGCGTGATCATAACCAACACACGTGCCATCCTACACCTCCAACATAATAATATGTTCAACTAAAAATAATTGTAGGTTTTTTCATGATGATTACGAACAAGATGTATATTAGCCTCGAGTTTATTACCACCTGTTATGCGCCTAAAAATACATCTCCTCTTCAATATATAAAATATTTACCATAATAACAAATGGTTTCAATTTTAGATTATGTATGTACCACATCCAAGTTTGCTCACAAACACGCACATAAGCGGAGGAAACGCTTAAAGCGTATCCCCCCGCTTATCGATTGAACATCAAATTTATAGACGCCAATTCCAATGATCTGTCCCGCTCAGAACAGCTTCAACAGTGTACTGGTTTGCTTCGTCAGCTGTAAGCTGTTTGGCCCAAGGTACACGCCCGCTACTTCCTGCACCTGGTCCAAAGTTGTCGAATTCTCCAAATCTTGCGGTCTGCTCATTGGATTCCTTACCCCAATTGTTCCAACCACCCGGCTTGATATGGTCATCCATATAGGTCTTCAAAAAAGTAACATGAGCGTAAGGACGCCATGGTCGCCCAAGATCCACCTTGCCTGTCAAGCCAGCTTCGGTTGTCAGACGACACTGAGTAAATACAAAACCTGGCTGGTTCTCTTCTGTTGAAGCTGCGGTTACGTATCCGGCACGCAGGCTGTGTATGATCGAATTATCAAACACAGCAGGTGCATTGCCAAATATAAAATCCACACTGCCACTGATGTAGCTGTCCTTAAAATACTGTCTGCCACGGTTTACGAGCAAAGTATCCTGTAGGCCGGTAATTTTGACATTATGATACTTGCCACGATCACCTTCGGCATATAACGCTACAGCCTGCACCTGCCCGGTCCCTTCTGTGTTGGCGACCGTCACATTTTCCATCACAAAATCAGGACTTTGCACACGCATAGTATAGCTATTGCTCGTTCCTAATTCTTTCCCGTCCACTATGGTCTTGGCTGTATCATCAAAAGCAATGATCGTTTTGTCCCGATCTTCTCCGATAATGCTCAGATTTTTTTTGGAGGAATTCACCTTTATTTTTTCACGGTAGGTACCGTTTTTGAGATGGATAATAGTCCTTGTGTTGCTGTTGTCAGGGACTGCATCAATAGCTGCCTGGAGAGATGTATAGTCAGCAGGGCCATAGGTCGATACAACCACACTAGTGGGAGAGGTTCCTCCTGAGTCTGTTAGCTTGCGGACCTTAACATTGCTGAATTCCGACGTATTGTAATTCCATACATCGTTTTGTTGTTTGGATGCATCGGTAGCTAGCCCGAACAGTAAGGGTTGATTCTCTGGAAAGTCCACGACTGCTTCACCCACTTTCTCCCAATTTGTTAGACCATCGGCGGATATCCATCCGGTCAGCTTTTGCCCTTGTCTCACCAGACGAACCGAATATGGCGTTGTAATAAATGTTTCCATTGACGCGCGCTTGGTTTTACCATCTGTTTGATCACGACTAATAAGAGTCCCCTGTTTACCATATTTAACAAATGCTAAAGACATAAAGGCCATTTTTGATCCAGGCTTCAGTGATTCACGGATCATTACACCTGCTTCGGCATTATCGTCCACAGGAGTAATCTTCTCCACACGGGCTGTAATTTCACCGTCTCCCTCCCATTTCTGATAAGCATAATGGAAAAGATCAGCCTGACCGTCAATGTCTCCCGCCGATTTCAGTCGTATGCTGCTGCCGTTTGCATCTTCTTTTAATACCTGAGTATGCCCTTTGATATAGCCATCGTTGCCCTCAGAGCCAACCTCTTCGCTGAGCCAGCTTCCCGTTGGTACAGTCGTGTTGACGTGGATGGTGACAGGATTGGAAAATGCAGCAGTTCCCTTGCGGTCTGTCACCCGTGCAATAATGTAATGGGTGCCGTCCGTCACATGATTCCAGCTGATTTGATAAGGCGCATTCTCTACTTTTCCAGCAAGTTTGCCGTCAATGATAAATTCAACGTGGGCAATGCCATCTTGGTCCTTGGCCGTTGCAGTTATGGTCGCATCACGTCCGGCTTCCAAAATATCGTTATGCTTCAGCGAACGTCCGCCTTCATCCGACACCTGAACGACGGCCTCCGGATTATCTACCTCACTTCCATTGGACAGCTTCTCAATGAGATCATTTAAATAGACTTCCAGATTCGTATAGCCCTTGGCAAAATGAGCATACTCGCCTGTGCCGGCAAGCTCCTGACCGTTGCGGTCGTCTGCATTTTTGGGGTCCAGCCCATGGGCACGTTCCCATTCATCCGGCATGCCATCATGATCACTGTCAGTAAGCTCCGTGTTGGTTACGCTATAATCATCGTAAATCCAGCCTGCCTCACGCGGGGAGTTGATAAACGCACCCGTTCCATTCTTCACATCATTCATAATGCGGGCGTCCACCGCATCTCTTCTTGGCAGCGTGGCTCCTGAACCAGCAAGCACCTCAGTGTATGCGGTCTGTGCATCTGTCGCTTGATATGGACCATACGCATCCGGTGAAATCCCGTTGTCGTATTCCCCTCTGACTTCAATCGGCTCTGCCAAACGAGTGGAAGGGTCAATAATCGATCCAATCGATGTTCCAAGCTGCCAGTTGTCCTTAGTAACCGATTCGTTGCCGTACATGTAGTTGCCACCAATATAGATGCGTGTTTTATATTTTTTACTTCCCACGTCTACAAAGATTTGACCGCGAACGTCCTTATATGTGTTGGGGCCATACTTATAATAGTTATTCAGCACATTATACGATCCTTCACCACCGCCATAGGAAGAGAAAAATCCCCAGTTATAAATGACATTATTGGTCATTTCCACAGCGTCGATTTGTTTTTTATCGGTTGGGAAACGCGGGTTGCGGCTTGCATTGTGTGCCAACAAGTTATGATGATAGGTGGAATTTCGACCACCCCATATGCCGCCATAGCCGTGGCGACCTTTTTGGTGCGTGGTCATTAGCATACTTTCGGACGCAATGGACCATTGTACCGTCGTATTTACGTTATCGTACAGACTCAGCACCTCATCCACAGACCAGCTAAAGGAACAGTGATCAATCATAATGTTTTTATGATATCTGGATCCTAATGCGTCATCCTCGCTGGGGTAACGGTCGGTTAATCGAAAACGCAGGTAACGGAGAATGACGTTATCTGCATCAATCCCTGTTGTGTAATCGCTTACAGTTATACCATCGCCAGGAGCTGTCTGACCCGCAACCGTCAGGTTGTTGCCCAGGATTTTAAGTGGCTCCTTAAGATGAATGGTTCCGCCCACCCGGAATACGACCGTCCGATTATCGGAGCTGACCGCTGCACGAAGAGATCCGGGGATCATCTGCTCACCTTTGCCGTAATCCTCCAGCGTGGTAACTTCGTAAACTTCACCTCCGCGTCCACCGGTAACATATTTACCGCCACCTTCAGCCCCCGGAAACGCCGGAATATTCGTCGCTATTTTTTCGACTTTTGCCATCTCTGTCCCGACCGCAGTCTCTGCTTGAATCAGTGGTGGGCACAAGGTCAACAACAATGAACCCACAACCACATTACATAGCACCTTTCTCCATGTACGCTGCTTGCTCATATTCTGTTTCCTCCCTAAGATTTTCTTTCACACCAGCGCATACTTTTATAAAAGAATGATCCGAGACGTTCAGAAGTGTTTTCACCTCCTTTCATCAATCTTTTCTGCTTTTACCGTGGGCAGGTGTCATATATACTATAGATATATGAATGCGCTTACTTATCTTAATTTGCAAAGGAAGAAGCACATGAATGAAATGAAGGAAGACAAATATATCATCGGAGAACAACAATTCTCCATTCATCACATCTACCGTACCGGCTTCACAGTTATGCCCAGACCTCATGTTCATGAGAACTATGAGCTGTATTTTTTGCTGCAGGGCGAACGCATCTACTTTATGAACGGCAAGGTATACACCGCTCGCAAGGGCGATCTGATATTCATCCTCCCTCATGACTTACACTCTACCGCCAGCACGCAATTGGAGGAAACAGAACGCATTTTGATTCATTTTTCTCCGACGTTTCTCCCACCGCAGGATCGTGACATTCTGGATCTACCGCCGTATCAGCAATCCGCGTTGCTTCGCTTACCGGCTAGAGAACAAGTCGAAGTTGAACGACTGTTCCTGCAAATGAATAGCGAATGTAGGAACAAGCAGCCTCTGCATGACCGTTGTGTACAGCATTTGCTGCTGGAAATGCTTATCCTGGTGCACCGATCGGAAGCGGCCGAGCGTAGTGAACTTATTTCATCTCATCCCATGCATCAGAAAATCACAGAAATTTCGTCTTTTATTCAGGATCATTTCAATGAGCCGTTAACTCTCGAACAAGTGGCCGCCTGCTTTTTTATTAGTCCAGCCTACCTAAGCCGCATCTTTCTAAAATTGACTGGCTTTCATTTCAGCGAATACATCCGCGTCGTGAGGGTTAGGGCGGCTCAAACCAGACTGCGAACCACCAAGGACAAAATCCAGAGCATTGCGGAGGATGTCGGCTTCGGTCATGCCTCCCATTTTAATAAAATCTTTAAAAAAATAACCGGGCTCTCCCCTCTTCAATACCGTAAACAGGTTCGATAGGTATTCAGTGTAAATAATTAGGCGCTAATTTTATACATTCGCTCTTGTCTTGTTTTTCCATTTTTATATCTACTTGCTCTTTCATGGAACTAAAGACGAGCCGCCTGGATTAGGTAATTTACACGACAAAAAAGCCATACTTCGCTGCAATGTGTGCAACGAGGTATGGCCTATTTCATCATTCATTTTACCTCTTCAAGATGATACTCATCGTTTATCCGTGACCTCTATTGTAATGCTTTGATATCCTGAAGCAGCATTTCAATATTTTCTTTCTTTGTGGCCCAACTGGTGCAAAATCGAACAGCAGTATGTGTATCATCAACCTTTTCCCAAAAGGAGTAAGTATATTTTTCACTCAACGCCTGTAATATACGATCCGATATAATCGGAAACTGCTGATTGGTTGTAGAATGATATAGGAAAGAAAATCCTTGCTCGGATAATCCTTTTTGCAGCAACATGGCCATATGTATGGCGTGTTTGGAAATCTCAAAGTATAAACCTTCCTCAAACAGCGTTTCAAACTGAATGCCCAGCATTCTGCCCTTAGCCAGCAGTCCTCCTTTTTGCTTGATCATATATCTAAAGTCTTTTTTCAAAGCATCATTTAGGATAACGACGGCTTCTCCCATCATTGCTCCAATTTTAGTGCCGCCAATATAAAACACATCGCACAGCATTGCTATATCTGCTAATGATACATCGCTATCCTCTGCAACCAAACCATAGCCTAAGCGGGCTCCATCTATAAACAGCGGTAAACCATATTCACGACAGACTTTACTTAACACTTCCAGCTCCGATCGGCTATAGATCGTTCCATTCTCGGTCGGTTGAGAAATATAAACCATCCCGGGTTGTACACAGTGCTCAGGAGCAGAATCACTCCAGTGAGCGTCGTATAGTTCCTTTACCTGCTCACCCCGGATTTTCCCATCCTCGCTTGGCAATGTCAGTACTTTATGTCCAATAGCCTCAATTGCTCCGGTCTCATGCACAGCAATATGTCCAGAAGTTGCCGCAATCACACCTTGATGCGGACGCAAAATCGAAGAAATGACCGTTGTATTGGTCTGTGTACCTCCAACCAAAAAGTGTACATCCGCATTTTCGGAGTCACACGCCTTTTTAATATAAGCTCTGGCT contains these protein-coding regions:
- a CDS encoding helix-turn-helix transcriptional regulator; its protein translation is MNEMKEDKYIIGEQQFSIHHIYRTGFTVMPRPHVHENYELYFLLQGERIYFMNGKVYTARKGDLIFILPHDLHSTASTQLEETERILIHFSPTFLPPQDRDILDLPPYQQSALLRLPAREQVEVERLFLQMNSECRNKQPLHDRCVQHLLLEMLILVHRSEAAERSELISSHPMHQKITEISSFIQDHFNEPLTLEQVAACFFISPAYLSRIFLKLTGFHFSEYIRVVRVRAAQTRLRTTKDKIQSIAEDVGFGHASHFNKIFKKITGLSPLQYRKQVR
- a CDS encoding threonine aldolase family protein, which encodes MIRFECDYTEGAHERILQRLLETNEEQTPGYGMDDHCEKARAYIKKACDSENADVHFLVGGTQTNTTVISSILRPHQGVIAATSGHIAVHETGAIEAIGHKVLTLPSEDGKIRGEQVKELYDAHWSDSAPEHCVQPGMVYISQPTENGTIYSRSELEVLSKVCREYGLPLFIDGARLGYGLVAEDSDVSLADIAMLCDVFYIGGTKIGAMMGEAVVILNDALKKDFRYMIKQKGGLLAKGRMLGIQFETLFEEGLYFEISKHAIHMAMLLQKGLSEQGFSFLYHSTTNQQFPIISDRILQALSEKYTYSFWEKVDDTHTAVRFCTSWATKKENIEMLLQDIKALQ
- a CDS encoding pectinesterase family protein, encoding MSKQRTWRKVLCNVVVGSLLLTLCPPLIQAETAVGTEMAKVEKIATNIPAFPGAEGGGKYVTGGRGGEVYEVTTLEDYGKGEQMIPGSLRAAVSSDNRTVVFRVGGTIHLKEPLKILGNNLTVAGQTAPGDGITVSDYTTGIDADNVILRYLRFRLTDRYPSEDDALGSRYHKNIMIDHCSFSWSVDEVLSLYDNVNTTVQWSIASESMLMTTHQKGRHGYGGIWGGRNSTYHHNLLAHNASRNPRFPTDKKQIDAVEMTNNVIYNWGFFSSYGGGEGSYNVLNNYYKYGPNTYKDVRGQIFVDVGSKKYKTRIYIGGNYMYGNESVTKDNWQLGTSIGSIIDPSTRLAEPIEVRGEYDNGISPDAYGPYQATDAQTAYTEVLAGSGATLPRRDAVDARIMNDVKNGTGAFINSPREAGWIYDDYSVTNTELTDSDHDGMPDEWERAHGLDPKNADDRNGQELAGTGEYAHFAKGYTNLEVYLNDLIEKLSNGSEVDNPEAVVQVSDEGGRSLKHNDILEAGRDATITATAKDQDGIAHVEFIIDGKLAGKVENAPYQISWNHVTDGTHYIIARVTDRKGTAAFSNPVTIHVNTTVPTGSWLSEEVGSEGNDGYIKGHTQVLKEDANGSSIRLKSAGDIDGQADLFHYAYQKWEGDGEITARVEKITPVDDNAEAGVMIRESLKPGSKMAFMSLAFVKYGKQGTLISRDQTDGKTKRASMETFITTPYSVRLVRQGQKLTGWISADGLTNWEKVGEAVVDFPENQPLLFGLATDASKQQNDVWNYNTSEFSNVKVRKLTDSGGTSPTSVVVSTYGPADYTSLQAAIDAVPDNSNTRTIIHLKNGTYREKIKVNSSKKNLSIIGEDRDKTIIAFDDTAKTIVDGKELGTSNSYTMRVQSPDFVMENVTVANTEGTGQVQAVALYAEGDRGKYHNVKITGLQDTLLVNRGRQYFKDSYISGSVDFIFGNAPAVFDNSIIHSLRAGYVTAASTEENQPGFVFTQCRLTTEAGLTGKVDLGRPWRPYAHVTFLKTYMDDHIKPGGWNNWGKESNEQTARFGEFDNFGPGAGSSGRVPWAKQLTADEANQYTVEAVLSGTDHWNWRL
- a CDS encoding alpha/beta fold hydrolase encodes the protein MTTTSINGYSMHYIDSGEGMTILFIHPPVLTSLNFTYQIQGLSPDFRTVAFDIRGHGKSQPSEQTVTYPLIAQDIKHLMDRLSLDKVFLCGYSTGGSIVLEFLLTYPDRAWGGIVISGMSEVNDWRLRNKISWGTALSKIGAVGTIALSIAWSQTKQLSLFRKLFNDAKQSHPGNVEQYYRYSLKYNCTSRLGEIHLPVLLVYGEEDKHFHPYANILHQQLPKSELVFIKKADHRLPTKAAGTLNELIKQFIDRFSENNL
- a CDS encoding class I SAM-dependent methyltransferase, translating into MYHWFVRPKWFTKKYIHDHVHSHFSFDSQTVLDFGCGTGANCSMFNPLYYVGIDPDAQRIDYAKRLYSHHAFQVFNSNNLPFDNESFDYILIIAVLHHISSDEISSYMKEFQRILKPNGTIVIMEPCLSKKKPLCNWFMKWYDNGEYIRNEKEYIQLFRDQDYDCRVLKRFRKCFLYHELFFSVKPKSLMGGENNNDYYKHKRILDALY
- a CDS encoding sugar efflux transporter, translating into MLKRIQNLFFIPNYPLFMICMLLQGMAISISAPFLAVYFTSTLGVSVGTFGLFTAVTLICGIWISSLIAERSDTGLDRKQILVICTLFNAVAFAGYLVIQNFYVLFIYMTVFTAIGAPGMPQLFASAREAVDRSKSADHAFANSTLRSMFSLGFITGPLFGSFLIAHTGFKGIFVGTTSIFVLIAVLLFFFIKQPPVQAKNKDQLSLHHITLHKNIKILIPFLVLTLLYTSHWMNSLNISLFIIHNLKGDTNDVALVSSICAILEIPLMLMLGVLAAKYSNRLLIFLGALTGVVYYLLVLMSTEMWQLFVGQLLLAFFVAVISAIGISYMQDLLPSLPGYASTLYSNATTIGRLAGSLMGGLFAQWMGYRNSYWVCLFLILCCLGLLAISKKLEFHNSAALQERNHSL
- a CDS encoding macrolide family glycosyltransferase; the protein is MARVLVMITPAEGHVNPSLGLVKQLVDRGKEVDYVCSEEFGTRIQQTGANLITYPFSTDAFIHNPVLKPAEYKHHYQFVNMIVKGLIEPIIPKVMKEIENKEYDYLIYDYLMGWGGKIIAERLGIPAVCTICSFAFVEPLGSDQGWDDDDIKVRELYDDTMKVVHQLAEEFQVSVPAIDELDSHSHSLKVVYTSRYFQPQAEKLDDSYIFAGPSIVPRKDAPSFPFEQLRALYPQVVYISLGTILNRDLEFYKLCFEAFRDLPVQFVLSSGQYAEMELLADNIPDNFMIKPYIPQLEMLQRVDAFITHGGMNSASEALYYNVPMVLVPMTSDQPIVANRVQELGAGIAVNKNELTPAILKAALVEVLNQAIYKQQAHVIGQSLRQAGGYTYAADAIMSRFSTIRK